A region of Pleionea litopenaei DNA encodes the following proteins:
- a CDS encoding DUF3012 domain-containing protein — MKIFTFAALSLLMLAACSPKVGSDEWCKQMKDKPKGDWTANEIGDYTKYCVLNQKPEN, encoded by the coding sequence ATGAAAATTTTTACGTTTGCAGCGCTTTCTTTATTGATGCTTGCCGCTTGTAGCCCCAAAGTAGGTAGTGATGAATGGTGCAAACAGATGAAAGACAAGCCCAAAGGTGATTGGACGGCAAATGAAATTGGAGATTACACCAAATACTGCGTGCTAAATCAGAAACCCGAGAATTAG
- a CDS encoding IS256 family transposase, protein MDKKEVEAWARKAAKGIKTEEELNDFRQMLTKVTVETALNAELDEHLGYERHAQSDSDNYRNGYTPKTLLTEDGPLSIETPRDRQGTFEPQLVKKQQTRFTTMDEKILSLYAKGMTTREIVATFKDMYDADVSPTLISKVTNAVIEQVIEWQSRPLDSIYPIVYLDCIVLKIRQDKQVINKCVYLALGVTMEGQKELLGLWLSENEGAKFWLNVLTELQNRGVKDILIACVDGLKGFPDAINSAYPETQVQLCIVHMIRNSVRYVPWKDYKAVTADLKRIYQSATEEDALLALEQFSERWDDKYPQISRSWKTHWHNLNTLFNYPPEIRKAIYTTNAIESLNSVIRKSIKKRKLFPSDDSAKKVVYLAIMDASKKWTMPIRNWKAALNHFMIVFDGRLDDYV, encoded by the coding sequence ATGGACAAGAAAGAGGTTGAAGCCTGGGCTCGTAAAGCAGCCAAAGGCATAAAGACTGAAGAAGAGTTAAATGACTTTCGTCAGATGCTGACGAAGGTCACTGTCGAAACCGCTTTGAATGCAGAGCTTGATGAGCATCTGGGCTATGAAAGACACGCTCAGTCAGATTCTGATAATTATCGGAACGGCTATACACCGAAAACGCTTCTTACCGAAGATGGCCCACTCTCAATTGAAACGCCACGAGACCGGCAAGGCACATTCGAACCCCAGTTAGTCAAGAAGCAGCAAACTCGCTTCACTACGATGGACGAGAAAATCCTGAGCCTTTACGCCAAAGGGATGACGACTCGAGAAATCGTAGCCACGTTCAAAGACATGTATGATGCCGACGTCTCGCCCACATTGATTTCAAAAGTCACCAATGCAGTTATTGAGCAAGTCATTGAATGGCAGTCACGCCCACTAGATTCAATTTACCCCATCGTTTATCTGGACTGTATCGTGCTAAAAATTCGGCAAGATAAACAAGTCATCAACAAGTGCGTTTACTTGGCGCTAGGCGTCACTATGGAAGGCCAAAAAGAGCTTTTAGGCTTGTGGTTATCAGAAAACGAGGGGGCTAAATTCTGGCTCAACGTTTTAACTGAGCTTCAAAATCGAGGAGTTAAAGATATTCTCATTGCTTGTGTTGACGGTTTAAAAGGGTTTCCTGACGCTATCAACTCGGCTTATCCCGAAACGCAAGTACAGCTTTGTATAGTGCACATGATTCGAAACTCCGTTCGCTATGTTCCCTGGAAAGACTACAAGGCCGTGACAGCGGATTTAAAGCGCATTTATCAGTCAGCCACTGAAGAAGATGCGCTGCTTGCGTTAGAGCAATTCTCTGAGCGTTGGGACGATAAGTATCCGCAAATCAGTCGCTCCTGGAAAACTCATTGGCACAATCTAAATACGTTATTTAATTATCCGCCTGAAATACGCAAAGCCATTTATACGACCAATGCCATTGAGTCGCTCAACAGTGTGATTCGAAAGTCGATTAAGAAGCGAAAGCTCTTTCCATCAGATGACTCCGCCAAAAAAGTGGTTTATCTAGCGATTATGGACGCTTCGAAAAAATGGACTATGCCTATTAGAAATTGGAAAGCGGCCTTAAATCATTTTATGATTGTATTTGATGGCCGCTTAGATGACTATGTTTGA
- a CDS encoding S9 family peptidase, with amino-acid sequence MRHIYKYVIALCLLATSLSGWSSAKDIPVKDFFKNPDYTSLQLSPNGKYLAILSPLRERRNIIIMEFAKDGSIGKPRAITGLADQDVAGYFWANNDDIVFTMDSDGRESFSLYKVNTKGKPKIVQLVAATAGSAGIRSANVVHTLPDDPDHILVQFNGRRIAAPDLYKLALDSHWDQRGNKNRKMDMIARNPGNVQSWLVDHDGDVRGAVSIDGLSGKFHYKEKGEEEFKVLREFNIHDEGMTPLAFDWDNKTLFVSSNIGRDRGAIYKFDPKANKLGDLVFEHDVVDVSNLMMSRHQQKVLGVSYIYEYPETVYFDEATKNMMASLQAAFPGKRVNLTSSTQDESVSIISVSDDNDPGKYYLFERDTNKVSFLLARMPWLKPELLSEMKPFKFTSRDGLLIHGYITIPKESDGKNLPLIVNPHGGPFGVRDSWGFNPEHQFFASRGYATIQVNYRGSGGFGRKFEQAGYGGKWGAEMQNDLTDAVKYLIKEKIVDPKRVCIYGASYGGYATMAGLTFTPDLYACGINYVGVTDVALLFESMPKHWEPMKEVMKVRIGDPDDDELMKRMSPLAHVDKIKAPLMIVQGANDPRVVKEHATELRDALEDRGIKLSDDEWIMKENEGHGFRKEENRIELYTKMEKFLAKHLK; translated from the coding sequence ATGCGTCACATTTATAAATACGTGATAGCGTTATGTTTACTCGCTACCAGTCTCTCTGGATGGTCTAGTGCGAAAGACATACCTGTCAAAGACTTTTTTAAAAACCCCGATTACACCTCATTGCAGCTTTCGCCGAACGGAAAGTATCTAGCCATCCTTTCACCGCTCAGAGAACGTAGAAATATTATTATTATGGAGTTCGCTAAAGATGGCAGTATCGGTAAGCCAAGGGCTATAACAGGATTGGCTGATCAAGATGTTGCTGGTTATTTTTGGGCAAATAATGATGATATCGTCTTTACCATGGATAGCGATGGTAGAGAATCATTCAGTTTGTATAAAGTGAATACTAAGGGCAAACCAAAAATTGTACAGTTAGTTGCTGCAACCGCGGGTTCGGCAGGCATTCGATCGGCCAATGTTGTTCATACATTGCCTGATGACCCAGACCATATTTTGGTTCAATTTAATGGTCGACGTATTGCTGCTCCTGATCTTTATAAATTGGCACTTGATAGTCATTGGGATCAAAGAGGAAATAAAAATCGTAAGATGGATATGATTGCTCGCAACCCAGGCAATGTTCAAAGCTGGTTAGTCGATCATGATGGTGATGTTCGTGGCGCGGTGTCGATAGACGGTCTAAGTGGAAAATTCCATTATAAAGAAAAAGGAGAGGAGGAGTTTAAAGTCCTTAGAGAGTTTAACATTCACGATGAAGGAATGACGCCATTAGCTTTTGATTGGGACAATAAAACGTTATTTGTTTCATCAAATATTGGTCGTGACCGAGGAGCAATTTACAAGTTTGATCCTAAAGCCAATAAACTTGGTGACTTAGTTTTTGAACATGATGTCGTTGATGTTTCCAATTTAATGATGTCTCGACATCAACAAAAGGTTTTAGGTGTTAGTTACATTTATGAGTATCCAGAAACCGTTTATTTTGATGAAGCGACTAAAAATATGATGGCTTCATTGCAAGCCGCATTTCCGGGTAAGCGAGTTAATTTAACAAGTTCTACTCAAGATGAGTCGGTTAGTATCATTTCTGTTTCTGATGACAATGATCCCGGTAAGTACTATTTATTTGAAAGAGATACTAATAAAGTTTCATTTCTTTTAGCCCGTATGCCTTGGTTGAAACCAGAATTACTGTCTGAAATGAAACCCTTTAAATTTACCAGCCGTGATGGCCTATTAATTCATGGTTATATTACGATTCCAAAAGAGTCTGATGGTAAAAATCTGCCGTTGATTGTTAACCCACACGGTGGCCCGTTCGGAGTAAGAGATAGCTGGGGTTTTAATCCCGAGCATCAGTTCTTTGCGAGTCGCGGATACGCAACCATTCAGGTAAACTATCGAGGTTCTGGTGGATTCGGTCGTAAATTTGAGCAAGCCGGTTATGGTGGAAAGTGGGGTGCAGAAATGCAAAACGATCTCACCGATGCGGTTAAATATTTGATCAAAGAAAAAATAGTTGATCCGAAGCGAGTGTGCATTTACGGTGCCAGCTACGGCGGTTACGCAACGATGGCAGGCTTGACATTTACACCTGACTTGTACGCTTGTGGAATCAATTATGTGGGTGTAACCGATGTTGCATTACTTTTTGAGTCTATGCCGAAACATTGGGAACCTATGAAAGAAGTTATGAAAGTTCGAATCGGAGATCCCGATGACGATGAGTTAATGAAGCGTATGTCACCATTAGCACATGTAGACAAAATCAAAGCGCCGTTAATGATTGTTCAAGGTGCGAACGATCCTCGTGTTGTTAAAGAGCATGCTACGGAGCTTAGAGATGCGCTCGAAGATCGAGGTATTAAGTTAAGTGACGATGAGTGGATTATGAAAGAAAACGAAGGACACGGTTTCAGAAAAGAAGAAAATCGTATAGAGCTTTACACTAAAATGGAAAAGTTCTTAGCAAAACACTTAAAGTAA
- a CDS encoding insulinase family protein, with translation MSFQAEAKKSNKITSFDLIEATKISFLDLEICQYRHEPTGAEHFHFTADTSENIFMASFHTPPFDNSGVFHILEHAIMCGSKNFPVSDLLFQMSRRSVSQFMNALTGSDWTGFAFATPLLQDFNNLLSVYLNSIFFPRLDPLDFAQEGHRLELQQVEDLHSDIHFQGVVLNEMIGAMSTPSSQLWELFKQHFLPNTPYQFNSGGEPNDIVNLSYEKFVATHQRFFTPSNVKFITFGNIPAAHHQNIFETQVLQHFDLSKKTCQPQNMHFSSAKQQLIKCKLDDNYFMLGWLLGETSNLNDQLEADLLFKALIENPFSPLNQLIQSNDLDPVYELCGIDRDGRELILSLAFRIKDSKAANELSDKFTKCITGVASHGLPKSFMEMAIKEIELERRKFDEYGVPYGVQLFLRSMPAMLKNQNPSGLLDIGGAITELNKKIGSPDYFKSLINRRLVNNNHHLSLTLVNDINQPSPSELLNETLDTLNRVLTIKQRQEIATQQKSLESRQTSAEDLTRLPMLRFEQIKSEAKSKDFRERVTQCSNTMINIVEMSSQGLVHQSAIMELSFLPRELQKHLKLYCFLLTDIGMEQAVENHIINQQSLGSIELNAKVICRQDSSNPQKGRLFLCVSGTSLQQDYHSLTQLLHYVLNLSKIDSREDIQSRLSEFLASIESNLAFGAHMLALSSACAPFSYREHLAAQWHGFEAISRLKGLTKDLENNAAELNQLFCDLMTIQSFIEEQSVQLIMQTGSESKLDVSELMAKVWKHSNLDSTISSYGDEHLNRVANNNSEINGEINGEINGEINGEIDGLIVRHSDEFYSNDEISTQRCWVANKHLNTCAMAIPTVSELHADAAALTLAAILIHGGYLNQAIRERGGAYGVGVTQESQFSCFRLFSHDDPNLERTLMHFNRSLSWLLVHENFTDQDLEFAKLKAVSQLTAQTSSFAFHIERHLDLLLNQTKNMTHVLIDNIASVSRQDVVNAVKRYLFNSTSNTVLLANQQSIHEAETLGFKIIEL, from the coding sequence ATGTCATTTCAAGCCGAAGCCAAGAAAAGCAATAAGATCACTTCATTTGACTTAATAGAAGCAACAAAAATCTCATTTTTAGATTTAGAGATCTGTCAGTATCGACACGAACCGACAGGTGCCGAACACTTTCACTTCACTGCTGATACGTCCGAGAATATCTTTATGGCGAGCTTTCATACTCCGCCTTTCGATAACAGCGGTGTCTTCCACATTTTAGAACATGCGATCATGTGCGGTAGCAAAAACTTTCCCGTGTCTGACTTGCTTTTTCAGATGTCACGACGTTCGGTCAGTCAGTTCATGAACGCTCTAACGGGCAGTGATTGGACCGGTTTCGCATTTGCAACGCCACTACTCCAAGATTTTAATAATTTACTTTCTGTTTATCTAAATTCCATTTTTTTCCCTAGACTAGATCCATTAGACTTTGCTCAAGAAGGCCATCGGTTAGAATTGCAGCAAGTAGAAGACCTACATAGTGACATCCATTTTCAAGGCGTAGTGCTTAATGAAATGATAGGGGCAATGTCAACGCCATCATCTCAGTTATGGGAGTTGTTTAAGCAACATTTTTTACCAAACACACCCTACCAATTTAATAGTGGCGGCGAACCTAACGATATTGTTAATCTTAGCTACGAAAAATTTGTCGCGACGCACCAACGCTTTTTTACGCCATCGAACGTAAAATTCATCACCTTCGGAAACATACCAGCAGCCCACCATCAAAATATTTTTGAAACTCAAGTTCTCCAACACTTTGACCTTTCGAAAAAGACTTGCCAACCTCAAAACATGCACTTTAGTAGCGCTAAACAGCAGTTAATTAAATGTAAGTTAGATGACAACTACTTTATGTTGGGTTGGCTATTGGGTGAAACATCTAATTTAAACGATCAGTTAGAAGCCGATCTATTGTTTAAGGCTCTTATTGAAAACCCATTCTCCCCGCTTAATCAATTAATTCAATCAAATGACCTTGATCCGGTTTATGAGTTATGCGGCATTGATCGAGATGGTCGCGAACTGATTTTAAGTTTAGCGTTTCGTATTAAAGATTCAAAAGCAGCGAATGAACTTTCAGATAAGTTTACAAAATGTATTACAGGTGTCGCTAGTCATGGTCTCCCAAAGTCGTTTATGGAGATGGCTATTAAAGAGATTGAACTAGAGCGAAGAAAATTTGACGAATACGGCGTTCCTTACGGTGTTCAACTATTTCTACGCTCAATGCCCGCGATGCTAAAAAATCAAAACCCTAGTGGGTTACTAGATATAGGTGGCGCCATAACAGAGCTCAATAAGAAGATTGGTAGTCCAGATTATTTTAAATCATTAATTAATAGACGGTTAGTCAATAACAACCATCACTTATCACTAACCTTGGTTAATGACATCAACCAACCGTCACCATCAGAATTACTGAACGAAACACTAGACACGCTAAACAGAGTCTTAACGATCAAACAACGCCAAGAAATTGCGACTCAACAAAAGTCTTTAGAGTCACGCCAAACGTCAGCCGAAGATTTAACAAGGTTACCAATGCTTAGATTTGAGCAAATAAAGAGTGAAGCTAAGTCTAAAGATTTTCGAGAACGCGTTACTCAATGTTCAAACACCATGATTAATATCGTGGAAATGAGTAGCCAAGGCTTGGTACATCAATCTGCCATTATGGAATTGAGCTTTTTACCCCGCGAGCTTCAAAAACACTTAAAACTTTATTGCTTTTTGCTCACTGACATTGGCATGGAACAAGCCGTTGAGAACCATATCATCAATCAGCAGTCACTAGGTTCTATAGAGCTCAACGCAAAAGTAATCTGTCGCCAAGATTCTAGTAATCCCCAAAAGGGGCGTTTATTCTTATGCGTATCTGGAACATCGTTGCAGCAAGACTATCATTCGCTAACTCAATTATTACACTACGTTCTTAATTTATCGAAAATTGACTCGCGAGAAGATATTCAAAGTCGATTATCTGAATTTTTAGCGAGCATCGAAAGTAACTTAGCCTTTGGTGCTCATATGCTAGCGCTTTCTTCCGCTTGTGCTCCTTTTAGTTATCGAGAGCATCTCGCCGCTCAATGGCATGGTTTTGAAGCTATTAGTCGGTTAAAAGGGTTAACAAAAGACCTTGAAAACAATGCGGCTGAATTAAATCAACTATTCTGCGATTTAATGACCATTCAATCATTTATTGAAGAGCAGTCAGTTCAGTTGATCATGCAAACGGGCTCTGAGTCGAAACTCGATGTCAGTGAGTTGATGGCAAAAGTCTGGAAGCATAGCAATCTAGATTCAACTATCTCTTCATATGGTGATGAGCATCTAAATAGAGTTGCGAATAACAATTCTGAAATTAACGGTGAAATTAACGGTGAAATTAACGGTGAAATTAACGGTGAAATTGACGGTCTAATTGTAAGACATTCAGATGAATTCTATTCTAACGATGAAATTTCAACGCAACGATGTTGGGTCGCCAATAAACATCTCAATACCTGCGCGATGGCTATTCCAACGGTCAGTGAATTACACGCCGACGCTGCAGCTCTTACTTTAGCTGCCATTCTTATACATGGGGGCTACTTAAATCAAGCGATTCGAGAACGTGGTGGCGCCTATGGCGTTGGTGTAACACAAGAGTCTCAGTTCTCATGTTTCAGACTATTTTCACACGACGATCCTAATCTCGAAAGAACCTTGATGCACTTTAACCGCTCATTAAGTTGGTTATTAGTTCATGAAAATTTTACTGACCAAGATTTGGAGTTTGCAAAGCTCAAAGCCGTTAGTCAATTGACGGCTCAAACGTCGTCCTTCGCTTTTCACATTGAGCGTCATCTTGATTTATTACTAAACCAAACGAAGAACATGACTCATGTTTTAATTGATAATATTGCAAGTGTCAGTCGCCAAGATGTTGTCAATGCCGTGAAGCGCTACCTATTCAATTCTACCTCAAACACCGTTTTACTCGCTAATCAACAATCCATACATGAAGCTGAAACATTAGGTTTTAAAATAATAGAGCTTTAG
- a CDS encoding MFS transporter, with protein MEKQSQGASDSFARVAIEENQVNVRLVNNSRFRSLCVGSFISMLGDQLTLVTLPWLALFLFNEPWVLGAVLGALAVPMTVFLLVSGAVVDRFSPKSVLLISKAINAALMFLLVGLLMVDQLNFWSLISIVLVLGTSSAFAIPAGSALLPELVNSSQLPAANGFGMMLRSITNIIGPLLAAVLLGIELNSSEGEVSHQGLIWIFSIDGLTFVVSAIILAVIKVEPRRSSSRVNKLLSNVIAGFGYFKQNKELLKITLYLAVVTSFLGGFMQVGMPLMVQQHWQEGSQSYGYLLAFFAFGNVLGSMLVSKLRQIIKLSVGASVLLTDLFVGIALIGLSQSTSVLQGQCILFIMGVFAGYVQVIFMSWVQMSTQRELLGRVMGIVTFALIGLLPLSAMLSGFILQSIAIDLFFLIAGAALSIVALSALLFSSIVKIGSVNKLSVASELTS; from the coding sequence ATGGAAAAGCAGTCCCAAGGAGCAAGTGATTCGTTCGCTCGTGTTGCCATTGAAGAAAACCAAGTAAACGTTCGTTTGGTCAATAACTCGCGTTTTCGATCACTTTGTGTTGGCTCATTTATTTCTATGCTTGGTGATCAGCTGACTTTGGTCACTTTACCTTGGCTAGCTTTGTTTCTATTTAACGAGCCTTGGGTGCTTGGTGCCGTATTAGGTGCATTAGCCGTTCCAATGACTGTTTTTTTATTAGTTAGCGGGGCTGTGGTCGATCGTTTCTCTCCGAAATCCGTGTTACTTATTTCCAAGGCCATTAATGCAGCTTTGATGTTTTTGCTAGTAGGCCTTTTAATGGTAGATCAATTGAACTTTTGGTCGTTGATTTCGATTGTATTAGTCTTAGGGACGTCAAGCGCATTTGCAATTCCAGCTGGTTCGGCTTTACTGCCTGAGTTAGTTAACTCATCACAATTGCCGGCCGCCAATGGTTTTGGAATGATGTTGCGTTCGATAACCAATATTATCGGACCATTATTGGCGGCGGTTTTGTTGGGTATAGAACTTAATTCAAGTGAAGGAGAGGTGAGTCATCAAGGACTCATTTGGATCTTTAGTATCGATGGATTAACCTTCGTTGTGTCGGCGATTATTTTAGCGGTAATAAAAGTTGAGCCAAGAAGAAGCTCAAGTCGAGTGAATAAACTATTGAGTAATGTGATCGCGGGCTTTGGCTATTTTAAGCAAAATAAGGAACTTCTTAAGATAACGCTCTACCTCGCAGTGGTTACAAGCTTTCTTGGTGGATTCATGCAGGTCGGTATGCCTTTAATGGTTCAGCAGCATTGGCAAGAAGGCTCACAGAGTTATGGTTATCTATTAGCATTTTTTGCATTTGGAAATGTACTCGGTTCAATGTTAGTCAGTAAGCTGCGGCAAATAATAAAACTGTCCGTTGGCGCAAGCGTGCTATTGACCGATCTGTTCGTCGGAATTGCATTAATTGGTTTATCACAATCGACCAGTGTTCTGCAGGGACAATGTATACTCTTTATAATGGGAGTGTTTGCTGGATATGTTCAAGTGATATTTATGTCTTGGGTTCAAATGAGTACTCAACGAGAGCTTTTAGGTCGAGTAATGGGCATAGTGACCTTTGCATTAATTGGGTTGTTACCCTTAAGTGCAATGTTAAGCGGATTTATCTTACAGTCGATAGCAATCGATCTATTTTTCCTAATTGCTGGAGCTGCACTTTCGATTGTTGCGTTAAGCGCACTCCTGTTTAGTTCAATCGTTAAAATTGGATCCGTCAATAAGCTTTCAGTAGCCAGTGAATTAACCTCTTAA
- a CDS encoding cytochrome P450 encodes MFSFFKKDKNKLPSIFDIPGPKGKFLIGDAMRFDEDPVGWMLETKPEFGDMVRLDSETVVIHDAGLIEKVCSETNEDYILDNAMTAGKHGRKKLIDGIAEWMQSRKYLGKALNRHVLTQHIGRAGVSLEREVDKRSDQEQDLFDASQNLLGCAVADFVVGADPEFKRIFDAVEEVFWASLNVTDSEETRLPWMPRPIAKRAERLNKELVELLHQVVKRRLAEYPRNEAPRDALDQLIEGMHDAPEEQLVAAVRLMMVTAHGPSGSIFSWCLLRLAEHPEYIEKIREEMDRDAKDILIPSKFPNTHAFLKETMRMHPSNWLMGRTAQRDTMLGGYLIPEDCRILFSPFVLHRDERYWDRPEEFDPERWLTGKAPHKENAYIPFGSGPRICPGALLGPIQLMLGLRALLSRYELILPPLETALPMHSTLLRPDNVKCRWVLRENLQKQAV; translated from the coding sequence ATGTTTTCATTTTTTAAAAAAGATAAAAATAAATTGCCAAGTATTTTTGATATTCCAGGACCTAAAGGAAAATTTCTGATTGGCGACGCTATGCGTTTCGATGAAGATCCCGTTGGCTGGATGCTTGAGACTAAGCCTGAGTTTGGTGACATGGTTCGCCTTGATAGTGAGACAGTGGTGATTCATGACGCTGGTTTAATAGAAAAGGTCTGCAGTGAAACGAATGAAGATTATATTCTAGACAATGCGATGACTGCAGGTAAACACGGTCGAAAAAAGCTGATTGACGGTATAGCCGAATGGATGCAGTCTCGAAAATATCTGGGTAAAGCATTAAATCGTCATGTATTAACACAGCATATTGGAAGAGCAGGAGTAAGCTTAGAGCGTGAAGTCGATAAGCGTTCTGATCAAGAACAAGATTTGTTTGATGCAAGCCAAAACTTATTGGGATGTGCGGTAGCTGATTTTGTCGTGGGTGCTGATCCTGAATTTAAGCGAATATTTGATGCCGTTGAAGAAGTCTTTTGGGCATCGCTTAATGTTACGGATAGCGAAGAAACTCGACTACCTTGGATGCCGAGACCCATAGCAAAACGCGCTGAACGTTTAAATAAAGAATTGGTCGAGTTGCTGCATCAAGTGGTGAAGCGGAGGTTGGCTGAATATCCTCGCAATGAAGCGCCAAGAGATGCACTCGATCAACTGATTGAAGGAATGCATGACGCACCTGAAGAACAATTGGTAGCGGCCGTTCGCTTAATGATGGTTACTGCCCACGGACCTTCGGGTTCAATTTTTAGTTGGTGCTTGTTACGACTTGCAGAGCATCCTGAGTATATTGAAAAAATTCGCGAAGAAATGGATCGCGATGCCAAGGATATTTTAATTCCAAGTAAGTTCCCAAATACTCACGCATTCTTAAAAGAAACCATGCGCATGCATCCGTCCAATTGGTTAATGGGAAGAACCGCTCAAAGAGACACTATGTTGGGTGGTTATTTAATACCAGAAGACTGTCGAATTTTATTCAGTCCTTTTGTACTTCACCGAGATGAACGCTACTGGGATCGCCCAGAAGAGTTCGACCCAGAACGTTGGTTGACGGGTAAGGCCCCTCACAAAGAAAATGCCTATATTCCGTTTGGATCGGGTCCTAGAATATGCCCCGGTGCGTTATTGGGGCCAATTCAACTAATGTTGGGTTTGCGGGCCTTACTAAGCAGATACGAACTCATTCTTCCTCCCTTAGAGACAGCATTGCCTATGCACAGTACTTTATTACGTCCCGATAATGTGAAGTGTCGATGGGTACTTAGAGAGAACTTGCAAAAGCAAGCGGTGTAA
- a CDS encoding MmcQ/YjbR family DNA-binding protein yields the protein MTYLEFNEYCKSLKSTTYVVQWGGAHVWKIGGKVFAIGGWNKDSGTEAYTFKVSELNFDVLKDQPGFRPAPYLASRGFKWIQQFDTDSKLNKQLQYYLSESYQMVAKGLSQKRQKELGL from the coding sequence ATGACCTATTTAGAGTTTAACGAGTATTGTAAGTCACTTAAGTCTACCACCTATGTCGTACAATGGGGTGGGGCGCATGTCTGGAAAATCGGCGGTAAAGTATTTGCTATCGGTGGATGGAATAAAGACTCGGGGACAGAGGCTTATACATTCAAAGTGTCAGAGCTTAACTTCGACGTTTTAAAAGATCAACCAGGTTTTCGTCCTGCGCCTTATCTTGCTTCAAGAGGATTTAAGTGGATTCAGCAGTTCGATACGGACTCAAAGCTGAATAAGCAATTACAGTATTACCTATCTGAGTCTTATCAAATGGTGGCAAAAGGACTTAGCCAGAAGCGTCAAAAGGAACTTGGGCTTTAA